Genomic DNA from Pistricoccus aurantiacus:
TCCACGCATCAGTTTCCAGATCCGCCGGATATCATGGGTATAGATATAGGAGGCCAGGCCGTACTCGGTATCGTTGGCCAGCTCGATGGCCTCGTCGTCGTCCCGATAGGAGACCACCCCCGCCACGGGTGCGAAGGTTTCCTCGTGCCAGACCTGCATGTCTCGGGTCACGCCGCTGAGCAGCACCGGCATGAAGAAGTTGGGCCCCGGCGCCTTCGACTGATCCCCGGCCACCAGGGTAGCGCCCTTGGAGATGGCGTCATCGACGATCTGGGACGCCTTCTCCACCGCACGCTCGTTGATCAGAGGACCGAGTTCCGTCTCGCTATCCATCCCGTTGCCTACCCGCAAGGCAGCCATGCGCTCGGCGAACTGGGCGACGAACTCATCGTGAATCGACTCGTGCACGATGATACGATCCGCCGCCAGGCAGTCCTGGCCGGAAGTCTGGAACTTGGCATTGACCGCGGCAAAGGCGGCCTCCCGCGGGTCCATGTCCGGCCCGACGATAAAGGGCGCGTTGCCACCAAGCTCCAGAGACACCCGCTTGACGGTATTCGCGCACTGTTTTAGCAGCAGCTTGCCGACCCGGGTGGAACCGGTGAAGGACAGCGCCTTGACCCGCTCCTCGGCACAAAGAATCTCGGAGATACGCGCGGAATCCCCCAGCACCACGTTGAATACGCCGGCGGGAATGCCGGCCCGCTCCGCCAGTTCCGCCAGCGCCAGCGCCGTGAAGGGAGTCTCCCCGGCGGGCTTGACGATCACCGGGCAGCCCGCCGCCATGGCGGCGCCGGCCTTGCGGGTGATCATTGCCAGCGGAAAATTCCAGGGGGTGATCAGCACGCTGATCCCCACCGGCTCCTTGATGGTGCCAAGCGTGGCGTTGGGAATCGGGCTGGGAATGGTGTCGCCGATGATGCGCTTGCCCTGCTCCGCGAACCAGCGGATAAAGCTCGCCCCGTACTGCACCTCGCCCCGAGAATCCGCCAGGGACTTGCCCTGCTCGCGAGTCATGATGACCGCCAGGTCTTCGCGGTTTTCCTGCAGCTGATCAAACCAGGCCAGCAGCCGCTCGCAGCGCTCATCCGCCCGCAGCGCCCGCCAGTGAACGAAAGCGCGCTCGGCGCTATCCACCGCCGCCCGAATCTGGGCGTCCTCGAGCCAGGGGATATGCCCCAGGGTTTCGCCGGTAGCCGGATCATCCACCGGCGCTTCCCGACCTTCATCGCCATAAGTCCACTTGCCATCGATATAGGCGTATTGATGCAATAGACGCGGATCGCTGAGCTTGAACATCGAACATCTCCTGACTGATTCCTGATAGACAACGAGCCTGATCACTGAGGACATGGTGTACTTCTGATAACCATGCTTGGCTCGCGCCCGACATTCCTGCGATGCTCATAGCGTAAGGGATAAGCGACGCAAAGACTTTTCGATAGCGTCACTATAAATTGCGCTTTTTTTTGTTTACCGACGGGAAGTGGAGGAATTTTCTGAGGATCGCGGAACTATCCGCTTGTAAAGTGAGAGTGCCGAACAGATTTATCGGCTAACGATTTGTCGAGAGGCCAAAGGGAAATGGAGTTCAAGGATTACTATCAAGTCATGGGCGTCGAGCGGGACGCCACCCAGGATGAAATCAAGCGCGCCTACCGCAAGCTGGCGCGCAAGTACCACCCGGACGTCAACAAGGAAGCGAACGCGGAAACCAAGTTCAAGGAAGTGGGCGAGGCTTACGAGGTACTCAAGGATCCGGAGAAGCGCGCCGCCTACGACCAGCTCGGCACCAATTGGCAGGCCGGCCAGGACTTCCAGCCGCCACCGGACTGGGATCAGGGCTTCGAATTCCACGGCGGCGGCTTTACCGAGGCGGACGCGGCCCAGTTCAGCGATTTCTTCGAGGATCTGTTCGGTCGCCGCGGGTCTGGTGGCGCGGGCGGCCGTGGCTTCGAGGACTTCTCTGCGGGAGGCCACAGCCGGGAATTCCATTTCCGAGGCGAGGATAGCCACGCCAGAATTCTGATCGACCTGGAGGATGCCTATCAGGGCGCTACCCGTACCCTGACCCTCAAGCACAGCGAACTGGGCGCCGACGGTCGCCCCCAGGTCAAGGAGCGCAATCTCAACGTCAAGATTCCCAAGGGCATCCGCCCGGGTCAGCATATTCGCCTGACCAAGCAGGGCCAGCCGGGGTTCGGCCAAGGGGAGGCCGGCGACCTGTATCTCGAGGTCGAGTTTCGCCCTCACCCCTTGTACCGGGTCGAGGGCAAGGACGTCTATCTGGAACTGCCCGTAGCCCCCTGGGAGGCGGCACTGGGGGCCAACGTCAAGGTCCCTACGCCAAGCGGCCAGGTGGGTCTGAAGATACCGGCGAATTCAAAAGCCGGCGGCAGACTCCGCCTGCGTGGCCGCGGGCTACCGTCCAAAGCGCCGGGGGATCTCTATGTGGTGCTGCGGGTGGAGCTGCCGAAAGCGAACAGCGAGGCGGACAAGGCGGCGTACGAGGAATTCGCCAAGGCCTTCGAATTCAATCCACGCGCGGATCTGGGAGTATGAATCATGCGACGATCAACCATGACATCGCTGACCGGCGAACTTCTTGAAGAAGAGGTCGAGCTGACCCTGGGAGAACTGTGCCGCGCTTGCCAACTGCCGGCGGAACGGATTTTCGCCCTGGTGGAGGAAGGCGTCATCGAGCCTGCAGGGCGGGATACCACCCAATGGCGTTTCCAGGGCATCAGCGTGACTCGAGTCCATCGCGCCCAGCGCCTGGAGCGGGATCTCGGCATCAATCCCGCCGGGGTGGCGCTGGCGCTGGAACTGCTCGAGGAGATGGATAGGCTGCGACGGCGACTGCGTCGCCTGGAAGGCTGAACGATCAGCGCTTGTCGAGCACCAGTGATGGCGAGGTTCGTTTGACGGTCTTGGTGACGATATAGGTGAAGTAGCGCTCGATGCCGATTTCCGAGACCAGCCAGGCGTCGATCAGCCGCTGATAGCTATCGACGCTTTCCACCTCCAGCTTGATGAGATAGTCGACGCCGCCGCCTACCGCCACGCATTCCGTGACCTCCGGCGCTTCAAGCATCGCCGCCTCGAAGCGCTGGAAGCTTTCCGCGTCGTGAGCCTTGAGTTCGATCTGCACCCATACCGGCGTGCACTTGGCGAGCACCGAGACATTGATGCGCGCGCCATAGCCCTCGATGATCCCAGCCTTTTCCAGGCGGCGCACCCGCTCCCAGCAAGGGCTGACGGAGAGGTTGATCGCTTCCGCCAGCTTCGACTTGGTAATGCGCCCGTCCACGGCGAGAATATCGAGGATCTTCAGATCGAAGCGATCAAGCTTGATGGCTTTTCCGGTCATGGCGTCTCAGGCGTCCAGGCGATCGACGATGGCGCCGATTACCGCGATGGTATCGCCCATCTTGACCTGAGCCGGGAAGCGTCTTGCCACCAGCAGACCGTCCCGCTGAGCATGATATTCCACCGGCGCCACCCCGCAGCGGGTCATGTCGTAGACACGAGCGATCACCTGCCCCGCTTCTACCTTCTCTCCCAGAGCCAGGGTAAGCTCCAGCACCCCTTCATGCTCGCTCTGCACGTAGCAGGAGGCGTCCGGCATATCGATATAGGTCTGCGGCTCCTCCGGCGTTTGCAGTTCGCCCTTCATTACGCCGTAATGCACCAGGAAGTTGTGAATGCCCCGCTCGGTGATGGCGACACTCTGAGGCGTCGAGGTACCACCGCCGCCCAGTTCCGTGGCGACGAATATCTTGCCCTGGGATTCCACCGCGGTATCGAAGAGCTTCGCCGCATCGAGCTCGAACATCATCATCGCCGCGGGCGCGCCGAAGGCGATGGCGCCTTCCAGGGCCTGACGCTGCTGATCCGCATTGTCCAGACGATGGGAGGCTGCAAAGGGAATGATATCCAGGGTGCGCCCGCCGGAATGCAGGTCCAGCACCACGTCGCTGAGCGGCACCAGATAGCGGGTGAAGTAATCAGCGATCTGCTCCGTCACGTTTCCGTCCGGGTTGCCGGGAAAACTGCGATTGAGATTGCCCTGATCCAGCCCGGAGGTGCGCTTGCCCGCTCGCGCCGCCGGCAGGTTCATCATCGGCACGATGATCACACGGCCCTGGATCTGAGCGGCTTCGAGAGTCGTCGTCAGCTTGAGCAGCGCGGTGATGCCCTCGTACTCGTCGCCGTGATTGCCCCCGGTCAGCAACGCCGTGGGGCCCTCGCCGTTCTTGATCACGCTGACGGGAATCATCACCGCCCCCCAGGCGGATTCATCCGTCGAAATCGGCAGCTTGAGATAGCCGTGCTGCACGCCGTCCCGATCGAAATCGACGGTGGTGGAAATAGGGCTTGGCCTAAGGCTCATAGTCGCTCCTTGAAAGACAATGCTCGCGGGTGGCGGATTAATGAACGAATAGCTGACGAGGAAAGTTCGCCAATGTCTCGACACCGGTCTCGGTGATCAGAATGCTTTCAGTGATTTCCATACCCCATTCATCAAGCCATAGCCCCGGCATGAAATGAAAGGTCATGCCCGGCTCAAGCACGGTTTCATCCGTGGGACGCAGGCTCATGGTGCGCTCCCCCCAGTCCGGGGGATAGCTGATGCCGATAGGATAGCCACAGCGAGAACCGCCACGGTCAAAACCGTACTTGTCCATGGCAGTACCCAGGGCCATGGCGATATCCGCGCAGCGATTGCCGGGCTTGGCGACCTCGAGCCCCTTTTCGATGCCTTCCAGTAGCGCGGATTCCGCCCGCATGAAGTCCCGGGGCGGCTTGCCGAGATAGACGGTACGGGACATGGGCGAGTGGTAGCGCTTGAAGACCCCGGCGATCTCGAAGAAGGTACCCTCGCCCTCGCGAAACGGTGTATCGTCCCAGGTCAGATGGGGCGCGGAGGCGTCCAGCCCGGTCGGCAGCAGCGGCACGATGGCGGGATAATCGCCGCCGTGCACCTTGCCGTTTTCATCCTTCCAGCCCTCGATGCCGACGCGATAGATCTCGGATACCAGCTTGCTCTTGGCCAGCCCCGGTTCGATCACTTCCAGTATCCGCGTGTGCATGCCCTCGACGATCTTCGCCGCCACCCGCATATAGGCGATTTCCTGAGGCGACTTGATCGCCCGGCACCAGTTGACCAGCCCGTTGGCATCCTCGAAACGCGCGTGGGGCAATTCCCGCAGCAGGCTCTGGTAGGCCTTGGCGGAGAAGTAGTAGTTATCCATTTCCATGCCGATCACCCCTTCGTGCCAGCCGCGATCCGGAATGATCGACTGGGCGAGATAGTCCATGGGGTGCATGTTCGGGTTCTGGACGTAGTAATCCGGATAATAGGTGATGTTCTCTTCCGCGATCCAGCAGGTACGCAGGGCGCCGTTGGCGTCCATGCGTCGGCCGTACCACACCGGCTCGCCTTCGAGACTCACCAGCACGCACTGATGCACATAGAACGACCAGCCGTCGTAGCCGGTCAGCCAGGCCATGTTGGAAGGGTCGCTGATGATCAGGAGATCGATGCCGCGACTGGCCATTTGCGTGCGCACCTTCCACAACCGAACATGATATTCCTCGCAGGTGAACGGCAGGTTTACCTTGAGCATGAGCCACTCGTCATTTCCAAACTCGTAGAACGGCCTCGCCCCGCAAATCGAAGGGGCAAAGCCGGGCGCGATTACGTTCTTTCCACTGACTTTATCGACCTACTTTATAGAATTTTGATACTAGCACCGCGGTAGCGCCGAGGGTCAAAACCTTTTTCGTCTATGCCTTGCGAGACCGCGCCCCAGTGTCGAAGATGAAGGACATGGAAAACCTGGAAGCAAGGAGCGGCAATGCGCGTACTGATTCATATCGATAACCTCGAGAAGTGGCGCGCTGCGCTGACAAAGCGCCTGCCGGAAGCGGATATCGTCACCAGCAGCGACCCGGAAGAACATCGTCGCCACGCGGACTATCTTGCGGTGTGGAAACCGCCGAGCTGGCTTTTCGAGAATCAACCCGGGCTCAAGGGCATCGTCAATCTCGGCGCCGGGGTGGACGCCCTGCTCGCCACCCCAAAGCTTCCGGAGAACGTGCCCATCGTCAAGCTGCGGGACGCCGGCATGGCGCCGCCCATGGCGGATTACGTGCTGTACGGCGTGCTGCATTTTCAGCGCGACTTCGACCGCTACCTCGGCGATGAGAGTGAACAGCGCTGGCAGCCTCGCGAGATCGTGGAAAAATCCGACTGGCCGGTGGGAGTGCTGGGGCTCGGGGCGATCGGAAGCCAGGTGGCGAAGCGACTGGCTGAATCAGGCTTCCCGGTCCACGGCTGGAGCCGCAGCCCGAAAAGTCTTAAGAATGTCACCTGCCATCACGGTGAAGTCGGGCTCGAGGACATTCTCAAGCAGGTACGCACCCTGGTCACGCTGCTGCCGGATACGCCGCGGACTCGCGGCCTGATCGATGCCGAACGCCTCGCCCTGCTGCCTCGCGGCGCCACCCTGATCAATCCGGGGCGCGGCGCTCTCGTGGATGAAACGGCGCTGGTCGAGGCGCTGGGAAACAGCGAACAGGAAGGCCACCTGCGCGGCGCCCTGCTGGATGTGTTCGAGACGGAACCGCTGCCGGAAGATAGCCCCTTGTGGCGCCATCCCCGGGTACGCCTGACGCCGCACATGTCCGCGCCGACGCCCTTTGAAGCCGCGGCGGATCAGGTAGTGGAAGCGATTCATAGCTGGGAAGCCGGGGAAACCTTGGCAACCGTCGACCGTCGAAGCGGTTATTGAGAAAAGCGCTACCGGAAAGGGAGTTACGCGCATGTCCATGACATCTTATCGCTCCGGCGACGCCCTGCTGGTCGTCGATATGCAAAACGACTTCTGCGAGGGCGGCGCCCTGGCGGTGGAAGGCGGTCAGGCGATCGTGCCGGGCATCAACCGGGAAATCGAAGCGGCGCGTGCCGCCGGCGCCCTGATCGTCGCCTCCCGGGATTGGCATCCGGTGGATCATGTGAGCTTCGTCACTCAAGGGGGGCCCTGGCCGCCGCATTGCGTGCAGGACACCTTCGGCGCCGCCTTTCATCCAGAGCTGGGGCTCCCCGACCTTACCATCAAGGTCAGCAAGGGCACCGCCTTCGATCGGGATGCCTATTCCGCCTTCGACCAGACAGGCCTGGCCGGCTTCCTGCGCAACCGCCAGGTATCGCGGGTCATGGTCTGCGGCCTGGCGCTGGATGTCTGCGTGCGCGCCACGATCCTGGAAGCATTGAAGGAAGGCTTTGCGGTGCAATTGCTCGCGCCGTTAAGCGAGCCGGTGCAACCGGAAAGCCGCCAGGCCTGCCTGGACGAGCTGAGCCAAGCGGGCTGCGAGGTGACGGCATGACGGCTTCTTCTCTGGCGGTGCAGGACGAGGATCTGGCGCTGGTCACCGATCTCTATCAGCTCACCATGCTGCAGGCCTACTTCAAGGAAGACATGGATGAGCGCGGTGTCTTCAGCCTGTATTTCCGCAGGCTGCCGGATTCGCGCAACTTCATGCTGGCCTGCGGGCAGCAATACGCCGCCGGGCTGGCGACTCGGGTGCGCTTTTCCCAGGCTGGCCTTGATCGCCTGGCCGCTACCGGCCGCTTCGACCACGACTTCCTTGCCTGGCTGAAGGATTACCGCTTTTCCGGGGATATCTGGACGCTGCCGGAAGGCACCCCGGTGTTTCCCAACGAACCCCTGATGGAGGTCGAGGCACCCATCGCCGAAGCGCAGCTTCTGGAAAGCCTGATCATGAATCAGGTACAGGTGGAAACCACCCTGGCCTCGAAGGCGGTGCGCCTGGTGATCGCCGCCCGGGGTCGCCAGGTAGTGGATTTCGGCCTGCGCCGCATGCATGGCGTGGACGCGGCGATGCGCGGCGTGCGCGCCTATCGCGCCGCCGGTCTCGACGGCACCAGCAACGTCCTGGGCGGCCTGCGTCACGACCTGACCCTGAGCGGCACCATGGCCCATAGCTACGTACTGGCCCACAACGACGAGATGGAGGCTTTCCGCCAGTTTGCCAAGCTCTATCCGGGCACGACGCTGCTGGTGGATACCTACGATACCTTGGCCGGGGTCGACAAGGTCATCGAGTTGATGGAAGGTCCCGATGCCATCCAGGTTGGCGCGGTGCGCCTGGACTCCGGTGACCTGGGAGAACTGGCCAGGGGCTCTCGGGAACGCCTCGACGCGGCGTGCTTCGAACAGGTCAAGATCGTCGCCAGCAGCAGCCTGGATGAATACAAGATCGCCGAGTTACTGGCGAATGATGCGCCGATCGATGTCTTTGGCGTGGGTACGGCATTGGGCGTATCCACGGATGCGCCGGTGACGGACCTGAGCTACAAGCTGGTGGAATACGCTGGCAAGCCATGCGTCAAGAACTCTCCCGGCAAGGTCAACCTGCCCTATCGCAAGCAGGTCTATCGCTTTCGGGACATCCAGGGACGTTATCAGCGGGACCTGGTGTCCCGGCGCGAGGAATCCGTCGGCGAAGGAGAAGCGCTGCTGGCGCCCATGGTCAAGGCCGGGGAAATACTGGAAGACAGCCTGGCCGATTTGGAGACGATCCGCCAGCGGGTCAGCCAATCCATCGAAGACCTGCCGCCGGACTTGCGCCGGCTCGAAGCGGCGGCTACACCTTACCCGGTATCACTCAGCGACGAGTTGAAGCGCTGGCAGCAGGATTGATCATCCAAGAAACCACTCGAGCATCAAGGAAGAAAATTTCATGAACCGACGCGATTTCCTGAAGGCAACCGGGGTGCTGGGCAGCAGCGCCTTTCTGCCGCTTTCCAGCCTGCTGGCGGCGGTCGACGGCTCGACTCGAACCATCGGCCCTCGGGAACCTTTCGATTATGCCTGGCTCAAGGGCCTGGCCAGGAGCCTTTCCGAGCAGGCGTATCAGTCCCCGGAGGCCGAGCTGCCGAAGACGCTGCAGGACCTGAGCTGGGACGACTACCAGGCCATCGCCTTCCAGAAGGATCATGCCCTGTGGGCCGATGATGAAGCCTCGCCCTTTCAGGCCCAGCTCTTCCATCTGGGGCTCTACTTCAAGAAGCCGGTGCATATCTTCGAGGTGGAAGACGGTCAGGCCCAGGAAATCGCCTTCGATCCGGCCATGTTCGATTACGGCGACACGGATATCGAGCCGGACGAGCTGCCGGAAGATCTGGGCTTCGCCGGCTTTCGGCTGCATCATCAGAGCGACTGGCAGCGGGACGTGGCGGCTTTCCTCGGCGCCAGCTATTTCCGCGCCGTGGGCAAGTCGCGCCAGTACGGCCTGTCCGCCCGAGGCCTGGCCATCGACACCGCCATGGATCGTCCGGAGGAGTTCCCGGATTTCACTCGCTTCTGGCTGGAAAGGCCCCAGGACGGCAGCGAGGCGGTCACCGTCTATGCGCTGCTGGAATCACCGAGCGTCACCGGCGCCTATCGCTTTCTCATCACCTACGGCGAGGGCACGGTCATGGACGTGGATGCAGCGCTCTATCCGCGCAAGGCCATGGAGCGCCTGGGCATCGCGCCGTTGACCAGCATGTACATGGTCGGCGAGAACGATCAGCAGGCTAACTGGGACTGGCGCCAGGAAATTCACGATTCCGACGGACTTTCTCTGCATACCGGCAGCGACGAGTGGCTGTGGCGCCCCCTCGCCAATCCGCCGAGCCTGCGCTTCAACAGCTTCCAGGATGAAAGTCCCCGCGGCTTCGGCCTGCTGCAGCGGGACCAGAACTTCGATCACTATCAGGACGACGGCGTCTTCTACGATCGTCGCCCCAGCGTGTGGATCGAACCCAAGGGCGACTGGGGGGCCGGCGCGGTGCAACTGGTGGAAATCCCCACCCTGGACGAAACCTTCGACAATATCGTCGCCTTCTGGAACCCGGCGGCGCCGGCGGAGCCGGGCAGCGAAATGCTCTACGGCTACCGTATCTATTGGCAGGCCCGTCCACCGGCACAGCCAACTCTCGCGCGCTGCGTGGCCACCCGCACCGGCATCGGCGGCCTGGTGGGCAAGCGGCGGGAATACTTCAGCTGGCGCTTCGTGGTGGATTTCCAAGGCGGCCCTTTCCCCTTCGACGGCTCAGAGGAAGTCGAAGTGAAGCCGGTCATCGAGACCAGTGCCGGGCGAGTCGAGATCACTTCCGCCCGCCCGCTGGACGCCATCGACGGCTATCGCGCCATGTTCGACGTAGTGCCCCCGGATGACGGCACCGAACCCATCAACCTGCGCCTGTACCTCAAGGCGGAGGATCAACCGCTGACGGAAACCTGGATCTACCAGTGGACCCCGCCCCCGGCGGAGGAGCGGGAGCTGCATAACCCGGGACATCTTTGATGGCCCGGCCTACGAGCTGTCGAACTATCCATATTCAAGCTATCGACAATCGAACTCCGTTACCGGCACCGCGTAGACGAAGCCATCCTGGCTGCCGACAAAAACGGTATTGTTGATCACCACCGGTCCGCCGGGAGCGAGCGCCGTTGCGGAGGCGGCGTTACTTGAACCGCCTAGCTTCATCTTGCTGGTAGCCTGGCCGTTTTCGCAGCGGGGTTCGTCGCCGTCTTCCGCGTCCAGTGCATAGAGAAAGCCGGCGGTATCACCGAAGAACACCTTGCCGGCGGTGATCGCCGGGGCGCCCTTGATACCGGCGTTGGTCGGATGCTCCCACAGGCGCTTGCCGGTTTTCAGATCGTAGGCATACATGCCGCGGGCGTAAGGGCTACCCACGAAGACCTTCCCATCGGCGATGGCCGGGGCGCCGGAGGTATTATTGGGCTGATGGGGGCCGCTACCCAGCAGATCCTCCCAGAGAAGCTCGCCGGACATGGCATCGAAGGCGTAGATAAAATGGAAGCCACCGCGCTGGGTCGAGTAGCGACGCTTTTCCTGATCGGAAAGATTATGACGCCCCACCATTCCCGTCATCACCACGATTCCATCCGAGACCGCCGGAGGCACGTCGGTGAAGGAGGCGGTTTCGTCGAAACGCCATCGAATGTCGCGATTGTCGAGATCCACCGCG
This window encodes:
- a CDS encoding DnaJ C-terminal domain-containing protein yields the protein MEFKDYYQVMGVERDATQDEIKRAYRKLARKYHPDVNKEANAETKFKEVGEAYEVLKDPEKRAAYDQLGTNWQAGQDFQPPPDWDQGFEFHGGGFTEADAAQFSDFFEDLFGRRGSGGAGGRGFEDFSAGGHSREFHFRGEDSHARILIDLEDAYQGATRTLTLKHSELGADGRPQVKERNLNVKIPKGIRPGQHIRLTKQGQPGFGQGEAGDLYLEVEFRPHPLYRVEGKDVYLELPVAPWEAALGANVKVPTPSGQVGLKIPANSKAGGRLRLRGRGLPSKAPGDLYVVLRVELPKANSEADKAAYEEFAKAFEFNPRADLGV
- a CDS encoding glucan biosynthesis protein, giving the protein MNRRDFLKATGVLGSSAFLPLSSLLAAVDGSTRTIGPREPFDYAWLKGLARSLSEQAYQSPEAELPKTLQDLSWDDYQAIAFQKDHALWADDEASPFQAQLFHLGLYFKKPVHIFEVEDGQAQEIAFDPAMFDYGDTDIEPDELPEDLGFAGFRLHHQSDWQRDVAAFLGASYFRAVGKSRQYGLSARGLAIDTAMDRPEEFPDFTRFWLERPQDGSEAVTVYALLESPSVTGAYRFLITYGEGTVMDVDAALYPRKAMERLGIAPLTSMYMVGENDQQANWDWRQEIHDSDGLSLHTGSDEWLWRPLANPPSLRFNSFQDESPRGFGLLQRDQNFDHYQDDGVFYDRRPSVWIEPKGDWGAGAVQLVEIPTLDETFDNIVAFWNPAAPAEPGSEMLYGYRIYWQARPPAQPTLARCVATRTGIGGLVGKRREYFSWRFVVDFQGGPFPFDGSEEVEVKPVIETSAGRVEITSARPLDAIDGYRAMFDVVPPDDGTEPINLRLYLKAEDQPLTETWIYQWTPPPAEERELHNPGHL
- a CDS encoding NAD-dependent succinate-semialdehyde dehydrogenase, producing the protein MFKLSDPRLLHQYAYIDGKWTYGDEGREAPVDDPATGETLGHIPWLEDAQIRAAVDSAERAFVHWRALRADERCERLLAWFDQLQENREDLAVIMTREQGKSLADSRGEVQYGASFIRWFAEQGKRIIGDTIPSPIPNATLGTIKEPVGISVLITPWNFPLAMITRKAGAAMAAGCPVIVKPAGETPFTALALAELAERAGIPAGVFNVVLGDSARISEILCAEERVKALSFTGSTRVGKLLLKQCANTVKRVSLELGGNAPFIVGPDMDPREAAFAAVNAKFQTSGQDCLAADRIIVHESIHDEFVAQFAERMAALRVGNGMDSETELGPLINERAVEKASQIVDDAISKGATLVAGDQSKAPGPNFFMPVLLSGVTRDMQVWHEETFAPVAGVVSYRDDDEAIELANDTEYGLASYIYTHDIRRIWKLMRGIEYGMVAVNSVKMTGAPVPFGGIKQSGLGREGGIPGIEEYLDTKYYCLGGLGSASGS
- a CDS encoding chaperone modulator CbpM yields the protein MRRSTMTSLTGELLEEEVELTLGELCRACQLPAERIFALVEEGVIEPAGRDTTQWRFQGISVTRVHRAQRLERDLGINPAGVALALELLEEMDRLRRRLRRLEG
- a CDS encoding 2-hydroxyacid dehydrogenase; this encodes MRVLIHIDNLEKWRAALTKRLPEADIVTSSDPEEHRRHADYLAVWKPPSWLFENQPGLKGIVNLGAGVDALLATPKLPENVPIVKLRDAGMAPPMADYVLYGVLHFQRDFDRYLGDESEQRWQPREIVEKSDWPVGVLGLGAIGSQVAKRLAESGFPVHGWSRSPKSLKNVTCHHGEVGLEDILKQVRTLVTLLPDTPRTRGLIDAERLALLPRGATLINPGRGALVDETALVEALGNSEQEGHLRGALLDVFETEPLPEDSPLWRHPRVRLTPHMSAPTPFEAAADQVVEAIHSWEAGETLATVDRRSGY
- the doeB gene encoding N(2)-acetyl-L-2,4-diaminobutanoate deacetylase DoeB; translation: MSLRPSPISTTVDFDRDGVQHGYLKLPISTDESAWGAVMIPVSVIKNGEGPTALLTGGNHGDEYEGITALLKLTTTLEAAQIQGRVIIVPMMNLPAARAGKRTSGLDQGNLNRSFPGNPDGNVTEQIADYFTRYLVPLSDVVLDLHSGGRTLDIIPFAASHRLDNADQQRQALEGAIAFGAPAAMMMFELDAAKLFDTAVESQGKIFVATELGGGGTSTPQSVAITERGIHNFLVHYGVMKGELQTPEEPQTYIDMPDASCYVQSEHEGVLELTLALGEKVEAGQVIARVYDMTRCGVAPVEYHAQRDGLLVARRFPAQVKMGDTIAVIGAIVDRLDA
- the doeA gene encoding ectoine hydrolase DoeA (DoeA (degradation of ectoine A) is also called EutD (ectoine utilization D).), whose translation is MLKVNLPFTCEEYHVRLWKVRTQMASRGIDLLIISDPSNMAWLTGYDGWSFYVHQCVLVSLEGEPVWYGRRMDANGALRTCWIAEENITYYPDYYVQNPNMHPMDYLAQSIIPDRGWHEGVIGMEMDNYYFSAKAYQSLLRELPHARFEDANGLVNWCRAIKSPQEIAYMRVAAKIVEGMHTRILEVIEPGLAKSKLVSEIYRVGIEGWKDENGKVHGGDYPAIVPLLPTGLDASAPHLTWDDTPFREGEGTFFEIAGVFKRYHSPMSRTVYLGKPPRDFMRAESALLEGIEKGLEVAKPGNRCADIAMALGTAMDKYGFDRGGSRCGYPIGISYPPDWGERTMSLRPTDETVLEPGMTFHFMPGLWLDEWGMEITESILITETGVETLANFPRQLFVH
- a CDS encoding nicotinamidase, giving the protein MSMTSYRSGDALLVVDMQNDFCEGGALAVEGGQAIVPGINREIEAARAAGALIVASRDWHPVDHVSFVTQGGPWPPHCVQDTFGAAFHPELGLPDLTIKVSKGTAFDRDAYSAFDQTGLAGFLRNRQVSRVMVCGLALDVCVRATILEALKEGFAVQLLAPLSEPVQPESRQACLDELSQAGCEVTA
- a CDS encoding nicotinate phosphoribosyltransferase, yielding MTASSLAVQDEDLALVTDLYQLTMLQAYFKEDMDERGVFSLYFRRLPDSRNFMLACGQQYAAGLATRVRFSQAGLDRLAATGRFDHDFLAWLKDYRFSGDIWTLPEGTPVFPNEPLMEVEAPIAEAQLLESLIMNQVQVETTLASKAVRLVIAARGRQVVDFGLRRMHGVDAAMRGVRAYRAAGLDGTSNVLGGLRHDLTLSGTMAHSYVLAHNDEMEAFRQFAKLYPGTTLLVDTYDTLAGVDKVIELMEGPDAIQVGAVRLDSGDLGELARGSRERLDAACFEQVKIVASSSLDEYKIAELLANDAPIDVFGVGTALGVSTDAPVTDLSYKLVEYAGKPCVKNSPGKVNLPYRKQVYRFRDIQGRYQRDLVSRREESVGEGEALLAPMVKAGEILEDSLADLETIRQRVSQSIEDLPPDLRRLEAAATPYPVSLSDELKRWQQD
- a CDS encoding Lrp/AsnC family transcriptional regulator; this translates as MTGKAIKLDRFDLKILDILAVDGRITKSKLAEAINLSVSPCWERVRRLEKAGIIEGYGARINVSVLAKCTPVWVQIELKAHDAESFQRFEAAMLEAPEVTECVAVGGGVDYLIKLEVESVDSYQRLIDAWLVSEIGIERYFTYIVTKTVKRTSPSLVLDKR